A genomic stretch from Hemitrygon akajei chromosome 10, sHemAka1.3, whole genome shotgun sequence includes:
- the LOC140734066 gene encoding probable alpha-ketoglutarate-dependent hypophosphite dioxygenase produces the protein MESKATNLKNAYEKNGYITGIQVLNKNELAQAVQNYSALEEKFGKVYTQYNLHNIHLEYPWVMDLATHPAVLQTITAALGDNIILLDSRFICKYPASDVPHENNIAPFVAWHQDIRYWGFEGGSVASVWLALDDVDQENGVLQVIPGSHKQGLLEHRTSTEAGNMLTSNQEIPEHLIEKEKAVQCPLKAGEMSVHDGLTVHFSEPNFSNRRRCGFVIRYVPTTAYPVDDPDRPRTFPATVLVAGGDKYQHFKNHAPSTFTKTF, from the exons ATGGAAAGCAAGGCAACTAACTTGAAGAATGCCTATGAAAAAAATGGCTATATTACAGGAATCCAGGTCCTGAACAAAAATGAATTGGCACAGGCTGTTCAGAACTATTCAGCTCTTGAGGAGAAATTTG GTAAAGTATACACCCAGTACAACCTTCATAATATACATTTAGAGTACCCATGGGTGATGGATTTAGCTACACATCCTGCTGTGCTACAAACCATCACAGCAGCCTTGGGTGATAACATCATTCTACTCGACTCTCGGTTTATCTGTAAGTATCCAGCCTCAGATGTCCCTCACGAAAATAACATTGCGCCATTTGTTGCCTGGCATCAGGACATCAG gtacTGGGGGTTTGAAGGAGGTTCTGTGGCATCTGTATGGTTGGCCCTTGATGATGTTGACCAAGAAAATGGAGTCCTGCAAGTTATTCCAG GAAGCCACAAGCAAGGATTACTGGAACATAGAACAAGTACAGAAGCTGGGAATATGTTGACATCCAATCAGGAAATTCCTGAGCACTTGATTGAAAAAGAGAAGGCTGTTCAATGTCCTCTGAAAGCAGGAGAAATGTCG gttCATGATGGGTTGACTGTTCACTTCAGTGAACCCAACTTTTCAAACAGACGCAGATGTGGCTTTGTGATCCGTTATGTCCCAACCACGGCCTATCCTGTTGAC GATCCAGACAGACCTCGTACTTTCCCTGCCACAGTACTAGTTGCAGGAGGAGACAAATACCAACACTTTAAAAACCATGCACCAAGTACCTTTACCAAAACATTTTGA